One genomic segment of Carassius auratus strain Wakin chromosome 29, ASM336829v1, whole genome shotgun sequence includes these proteins:
- the LOC113048413 gene encoding gastrula zinc finger protein XlCGF8.2DB, with translation MEFIKEEREEIQIEETVKHEETEEQTEMMPLKEENEELNVMQDTDLNKKHDLITGRTSFSCPQTGKTYSQKKAQKTGTRNNFTCQECGQSFYQRGNLTIHMRIHSGEKTYICKQCGNSFIRKGDLKSHMNIHTGERSYTCPHCGRSFTHRQTLTVHIRIHTGEKPFTCSLCGNCFIRIGDLKSHMRIHTGEKPYTCKQCGNCFIRIGDLKSHMKIHTGEQSYICPHCGRSFTHRQTLTVHKRIHTGEKPYTCQQCGKSFTQHGNLKVHMRIHDGEKPFTCQQCGKYFIEHGNLKVHMRIHTGEKPFTCPQCGKCFSVKGTLKSHMSVHTGEKPYVCPQCGISFTQHGSFNRHMRIHTREKPYTC, from the coding sequence AAATGATGCCGCTgaaagaggaaaatgaagaaCTAAATGTAATGCAAGATACAGATCTGAATAAGAAACATGATCTTATAACTGGACGAACATCATTTAGTTGCCCACAGACTGGAAAGACTTACTCACAAAAAAAAGCTCAAAAGACTGGAACTAGAAACAATTTCACCTGCCAAGAGTGTGGACAGAGTTTTTATCAACGTGGAAACCTTACAAtccacatgaggattcacagTGGAGAGAAGACATACATCTGCAAACAGTGTGGAAATAGTTTCATTCGAAAAGGAGATCTTAAAAGCCACATGAATATTCACACTGGTGAGAGGTCTTACACCTGCCCTCATTGTGGAAGGAGTtttacacacagacagactcttACTGTCCACAtaagaattcacactggagagaagcctttcacctgcTCACTGTGTGGAAATTGTTTCATTCGAATAGGAGACCTCAAAagtcacatgagaattcacactggtgAGAAGCCATACACCTGCAAACAGTGTGGAAACTGTTTTATTCGAATAGGAGACCTTAAAAGCCACATGAAAATTCACACCGGAGAGCAGTCTTACATCTGCCCTCATTGTGGAAGGAGTTTTACACACAGACAGACCCTTACAGTCCATAAGAGAATACACAcaggagagaagccttacacttGCCagcagtgtggaaagagcttcactCAACATGGAAACCTTAAAGTCCACATGAGGATTCATgatggagagaagcctttcacctgtcaacagtgtggaaagTATTTCATTGAACATGGAAACCTTAAAgtccacatgaggattcacactggagagaaacctttcacctgTCCTCAGTGTGGAAAATGTTTTTCAGTAAAAGGAACCCTTAAAAGCCACATGAGCGTCCACACCGGCGAGAAGCCTTACgtatgccctcagtgtggaatcAGTTTCACTCAGCACGGAAGCTTTAACAggcacatgaggattcacaccAGAGAGAAGCCATACACCTGCTAA